A region from the Lytechinus variegatus isolate NC3 chromosome 6, Lvar_3.0, whole genome shotgun sequence genome encodes:
- the LOC121416690 gene encoding uncharacterized protein LOC121416690 has product MAANFTPDQQCEGKECQSITDVTYYVEEKKRLCDDCASKEGCIARVKRGVPNIYCEEHDEKVKLYCKSHGIPLCYSCAMIKHRHPCERQDINEAIKDSGARLTVLKERARDKLKGGRLYENEIDQCTTDTDTHLQALKDEVNSIIKEAINSDKVKEKMEANKINQEFDDQNQVLQEEIMKINEKIRKNNEKREKELELIHTNAQIRQRHMDNKKIGLHRDIDNIVKEKDRKIRELMKSLQDDTKTIENAIRTIDTVLEDDKNIVKDGHSVNMSLSDKLKKPFHKNDVKQITDRISGVRFVKGVGREKYDGRIGGYDGEWMLSDTINVKDEITIPYTVGCLDECNVIITDSLIGSWHTYMLDMNTKHIQRVITGTDTSFVVSCALLNDDKLVCGRWCKGCTGDSLTGCISVYDRQWMRINDVTIPRNTMDDISFGYVTVDRDGMIIAAEWGQSRIYINPADSKIVNTIKCKEDVLMRGVLSSGHIIAHSGDKRVLIIDRQGGQREIPHSDVIHNVSVDPLTDDLYVMTSDDEFKTCMIDQVMSGNEVKKRRVTSFPISTRLTDEDDRRGCLLLSRVMISSSGKIIACDGDSILVFEKRLTL; this is encoded by the coding sequence ATGGCAGCTAACTTCACCCCAGACCAACAATGTGAAGGAAAGGAGTGTCAATCAATCACAGATGTGACGTACTAcgtggaggagaagaagagactCTGTGATGACTGCGCCTCTAAAGAAGGATGCATCGCAAGAGTTAAAAGAGGTGtaccaaatatttattgtgaagaacatgatgaaaaggtaaaattatattgtaaaagTCATGGTATACCATTGTGTTATTCATGCGCTATGATCAAACACCGGCATCCTTGCGAGCGACAAGACATAAATGAAGCAATAAAAGACAGTGGGGCGAGGCTAACAGTTCTAAAAGAAAGAGCGAGGGACAAATTAAAAGGAGGTCgtctttatgaaaatgaaattgaccaatGTACGACAGACACAGACACTCATCTACAGGCTTTGAAAGATGAGGTTAATTCGATAATCAAGGAGGCAATCAATTCAGATAAAGTCAAGGAGAAGATGGAGGCTAACAAAATCAACCAAGAATTTGATGATCAGAATCAAGTACTTCAAGAAGAGATTATGAAGATTAATGAGAAGATTCGAAAGAACAatgagaagagagagaaagaacttGAATTAATCCATACAAATGCACAGATTAGACAAAGACACATGGACAATAAGAAGATTGGTCTTCATAGAGACATTGATAACATTGTTAAAGAGAAGGATAGGAAGATCAGAGAGTTGATGAAATCATTACAGGATGACACAAAAACAATAGAGAATGCAATACGAACCATAGATACAGTACTAGAGGACgataaaaacattgttaaagaCGGTCATAGTGTGAACATGTCACTGAGTGATAAACTAAAGAAACCATTTCATAAGAATGATGTGAAACAAATCACTGATAGAATATCAGGtgtgaggtttgtgaagggTGTTGGGAGAGAGAAGTATGATGGTAGGATTGGTGGGTATGATGGCGAGTGGATGCTTAGTGATACAATCAATGTCAAAGATGAAATTACAATCCCATATACTGTGGGCTGCTTAGATGAATGTAATGTGATCATCACTGACAGTCTCATAGGTAGCTGGCATACTTACATGTTAGATATGAACACTAAACACATTCAGAGAGTGATAACAGGTACTGATACATCATTTGTAGTCTCCTGTGCattactgaatgatgacaagtTAGTGTGTGGTAGATGGTGTAAAGGTTGTACAGGGGACAGTTTGACTGGATGCATCAGTGTGTATGACAGACAATGGATGCGcatcaatgacgtcacaataccaaGAAACACAATGGACGATATCTCATTTGGGTATGTAACTGTTGACCGTGATGGGATGATCATCGCTGCTGAGTGGGGTCAGTCTAGGATATACATCAACCCAGCTGATAGTAAGATCGTGAATACCATCAAATGTAAAGAGGATGTACTGATGCGAGGTGTGCTATCATCAGGTCACATCATCGCTCACTCTGGTGATAAGAGAGTACTAATCATAGACAGACAGGGTGGTCAAAGGGAAATCCCCCACAGTGATGTCATCCATAATGTCAGTGTCGATCCTTTAACAGACGACCTCTACGTCATGACATCAGATGATGAGTTCAAGACGTGTATGATTGATCAGGTGATGAGTGGGAATGAAGTGAAGAAGAGAAGAGTGACGTCATTTCCTATATCAACTAGACTGACTGATGAGGATGATAGGCGGGGTTGCCTTTTATTATCTCGTGTAATGATCTCATCATCAGGCAAGATAATTGCTTGTGATGGAGATAGTATTCTCGTCTTCGAAAAGCGACTC